A single Pseudomonas putida DNA region contains:
- a CDS encoding protease inhibitor I42 family protein, translating to MTAPRLLVPLSFALLAACAQQPKQTVELDAESECPKRLQVGQSITLTLPSNPTTGYRWLVQNPASNVLQSLGPEVYSAPEDAGIVGSSGISTWRYQARAAGEGHLMLVYQQPWAPEVRPVQTFDCAIRVD from the coding sequence ATGACTGCCCCTCGTCTGCTCGTTCCCCTGAGCTTCGCCCTGCTCGCCGCCTGCGCCCAGCAGCCGAAACAAACCGTCGAACTGGACGCCGAAAGCGAATGCCCCAAGCGCCTGCAGGTCGGCCAGAGCATCACCCTGACCCTGCCCAGCAACCCCACCACCGGTTACCGCTGGCTGGTGCAGAACCCGGCATCCAACGTGCTACAAAGCCTGGGCCCCGAGGTCTACAGTGCACCCGAAGACGCCGGTATCGTCGGCAGCTCGGGCATCTCGACCTGGCGCTACCAGGCCCGTGCCGCCGGTGAAGGCCACCTGATGCTGGTCTACCAGCAACCCTGGGCCCCGGAAGTACGCCCGGTACAGACCTTCGACTGCGCGATCCGCGTCGACTGA
- a CDS encoding glucose/quinate/shikimate family membrane-bound PQQ-dependent dehydrogenase gives MSTDGANQGTRWLPRLMGVLLLLMGLALLAGGIKLSQLGGSLYYLIAGIGFALSGALLLAKRRIALGLYGLVLLGSTVWAMLEVGLDWWQLVPRLAIWFAIGVVLLLPWARRPLTGPASKANTALLSVAVLASGACALGSQFTHPGEVFGELGRDNSEMGSAAPAMPDGDWQAYGRTEHGDRYSPLRQITPQNAYRLEEAWRIRTGDLPTDNDPVELTNENTPLKANGMLYACTAHSKVLALDPDTGAEIWRYDPQIKTPVGTFKGFAHMTCRGVSYYDENSYVSRDGSPAPKVSDAGQAVAQACPRRLYLPTADARLIAINADNGKVCEGFANQGAIDLTTGIGPFTAGGYYSTSPVAITRSLVIIGGHVTDNESTNEPSGVIRAYDVHDGRLVWNWDSNNPDDTKPLAPGKTYSRNSANMWSLASVDEDLGMVYLPLGNQTPDQWGANRTPGAEKYSAGVVALDLATGKARWNYQFTHHDLWDMDVGSQPTLVHLKTKDDIKPAIIVPTKQGSLYVLDRRDGTPIVPIREIPVPQGAVKGDHTAPTQARSDLNLLGPELTEQAMWGATPFDQMLCRIQFRELRYEGQYTPPSEQGSLIYPGNVGVFNWGSVSVDPVRQLLFTSPNYMAFVSKMVPREQVAAGSKRESETSGVQPNTGAPYAVTMHPFMSPIGIPCQAPAWGYVAAIDLFTNKVVWKRKNGTTRDSTPVPIGMPVGVPSMGGSIVTAGGVGFLSGTLDQYLRAYDVNNGKELWKARLPAGGQATPMTYTGKDGKQYVLIVAGGHGSLGTKMGDYIIAYKLAE, from the coding sequence ATGAGCACTGACGGTGCCAACCAAGGAACCCGCTGGCTACCGCGCCTGATGGGCGTGCTGCTGTTGCTGATGGGCCTGGCCCTGTTGGCCGGCGGCATCAAGCTGAGCCAGCTGGGCGGATCGCTGTACTACCTGATTGCCGGTATCGGCTTTGCCCTGTCGGGCGCCTTGCTGCTGGCCAAGCGCCGCATCGCCCTGGGCCTGTATGGCCTGGTGCTGCTGGGCAGCACCGTATGGGCCATGCTCGAAGTGGGCCTGGACTGGTGGCAACTGGTGCCACGCCTGGCCATCTGGTTCGCCATCGGCGTGGTGCTGCTGCTGCCGTGGGCTCGTCGCCCGCTGACCGGCCCCGCATCCAAGGCCAATACCGCACTGCTGAGCGTCGCCGTGCTTGCATCGGGGGCCTGTGCCCTGGGCAGCCAATTTACCCACCCGGGTGAAGTGTTCGGCGAACTCGGCCGCGACAACAGCGAAATGGGCAGCGCCGCACCGGCCATGCCCGATGGCGACTGGCAGGCCTATGGCCGCACCGAGCACGGCGACCGCTATTCGCCGCTGCGCCAGATCACCCCGCAGAACGCCTACCGCCTGGAAGAAGCCTGGCGCATCCGCACCGGCGACCTGCCGACCGACAACGACCCGGTCGAGCTGACCAACGAAAACACCCCGCTGAAGGCCAACGGCATGCTCTACGCCTGCACCGCCCACAGCAAGGTGCTGGCCCTGGACCCGGACACCGGCGCCGAAATCTGGCGCTACGACCCGCAGATCAAGACCCCGGTCGGTACCTTCAAGGGCTTCGCCCACATGACCTGCCGTGGCGTCTCGTACTATGACGAGAACAGCTACGTCAGCCGTGACGGCAGCCCGGCGCCGAAGGTCTCCGATGCCGGCCAGGCCGTGGCCCAGGCCTGCCCGCGCCGCCTCTACCTGCCAACCGCCGACGCGCGGCTGATCGCCATCAACGCCGACAACGGCAAGGTCTGCGAAGGCTTCGCCAACCAGGGCGCCATCGACCTGACCACCGGCATCGGCCCGTTCACCGCTGGCGGCTACTACTCCACCTCGCCGGTGGCGATCACCCGCAGCCTGGTGATCATCGGCGGCCATGTCACCGACAACGAGTCGACCAACGAACCGTCCGGCGTGATCCGCGCCTACGACGTGCACGACGGCCGCCTGGTTTGGAACTGGGACAGCAACAACCCGGACGACACCAAGCCGCTGGCACCTGGCAAGACGTACAGCCGCAACTCGGCCAACATGTGGTCGCTGGCCAGCGTCGACGAAGACCTGGGCATGGTCTACCTGCCACTGGGCAACCAGACGCCTGACCAGTGGGGCGCCAACCGCACACCGGGCGCCGAGAAGTACAGCGCTGGCGTGGTCGCCCTGGACCTGGCCACTGGTAAAGCGCGCTGGAACTACCAGTTCACCCACCATGACCTGTGGGACATGGACGTCGGTAGCCAGCCAACCCTGGTGCACCTGAAAACCAAGGACGACATCAAGCCGGCGATCATCGTGCCGACCAAGCAGGGCAGCCTGTATGTGCTTGACCGCCGCGACGGCACACCGATCGTGCCGATCCGCGAGATTCCGGTCCCGCAGGGCGCGGTCAAGGGTGACCATACTGCGCCGACCCAGGCCCGCTCCGACCTCAACCTGCTTGGCCCTGAGCTGACCGAACAGGCCATGTGGGGCGCCACGCCGTTCGACCAGATGCTGTGCCGCATCCAGTTCCGCGAGCTGCGCTACGAAGGCCAGTACACCCCGCCATCCGAACAGGGCAGCCTGATCTACCCAGGCAACGTCGGCGTGTTCAACTGGGGCAGCGTGTCGGTCGACCCGGTGCGCCAGCTGCTGTTCACCTCGCCCAACTACATGGCCTTCGTGTCGAAGATGGTGCCACGCGAGCAGGTGGCCGCCGGCAGCAAGCGCGAAAGCGAGACCAGCGGTGTGCAGCCGAACACCGGCGCGCCGTACGCGGTGACCATGCACCCGTTCATGTCGCCGATCGGCATCCCCTGCCAGGCTCCAGCCTGGGGTTATGTGGCAGCCATCGACCTGTTCACCAACAAGGTAGTGTGGAAGCGCAAGAACGGCACCACCCGTGATAGCACCCCGGTGCCGATCGGCATGCCGGTGGGCGTACCGAGCATGGGCGGTTCAATCGTCACCGCGGGCGGCGTCGGCTTCCTCAGCGGCACCCTGGACCAGTACCTGCGTGCCTACGACGTGAACAACGGCAAGGAACTGTGGAAGGCCCGCCTGCCTGCAGGTGGCCAGGCCACGCCGATGACCTATACCGGCAAGGACGGCAAGCAGTACGTGCTGATCGTTGCTGGCGGCCACGGCTCCCTGGGCACGAAAATGGGCGATTACATCATCGCTTACAAATTGGCCGAGTAA
- the cmoA gene encoding carboxy-S-adenosyl-L-methionine synthase CmoA: MSKQPDRLFAQPLEQVPDFVFNEDVVRVFPDMIKRSVPGYPTIVENLGVLAARFAQPNTALYDLGASLGAVTQSLRRHVRSDGCRVIAVDNSAAMVERCRQYLTAQDSMFQELLPVEVLDADILTLPFEPASVVAMNFTLQFIAPEQRLALLGRIRQALLPGGALILSEKLRFADDAEQNLLNELHLDFKRANGYSELEIAQKRSAIENVMKPDTLEAHEERLRAAGFSKVVPWFQCLNFASLIALP; this comes from the coding sequence GTGAGCAAACAACCCGACCGCCTTTTCGCCCAACCCCTGGAGCAAGTCCCCGACTTCGTGTTCAACGAAGACGTGGTGCGCGTGTTTCCGGACATGATCAAGCGCTCGGTGCCCGGTTACCCGACCATCGTCGAAAACCTTGGCGTGCTGGCTGCGCGCTTCGCCCAGCCGAACACTGCGCTGTACGATCTCGGGGCCTCCCTGGGTGCCGTGACCCAGTCGCTGCGCCGCCATGTGCGCAGCGACGGCTGCCGGGTAATCGCGGTGGACAATTCCGCTGCCATGGTCGAACGATGCCGCCAGTACCTCACCGCCCAAGACTCGATGTTCCAGGAACTGCTGCCAGTCGAAGTGCTGGACGCCGACATCCTTACCCTGCCCTTCGAACCGGCCTCGGTGGTGGCGATGAACTTCACACTGCAGTTCATCGCCCCGGAACAGCGCCTGGCGCTGCTTGGCCGGATTCGCCAGGCACTGCTGCCCGGCGGCGCGCTGATCCTCTCTGAAAAACTGCGCTTCGCCGACGACGCGGAGCAGAACCTGCTCAACGAACTGCACCTGGACTTCAAGCGGGCCAATGGCTACAGCGAACTGGAAATCGCCCAGAAGCGCAGCGCCATCGAGAACGTGATGAAGCCCGACACCCTGGAAGCCCATGAAGAACGCCTGCGCGCGGCCGGCTTCTCCAAGGTGGTGCCGTGGTTCCAATGCCTTAACTTCGCCTCGCTGATAGCCTTGCCATGA
- a CDS encoding carbohydrate porin: protein MFQLPKPRYTGLVFIAIAAGLPVTANASEAFVKDSPWMFGDWGGSRSELLEKGYDFTLGYTGEMGSNLHGGYDHDRTARYSDQFTFGSHLDLEKILGWNDTELQLTITERHGDNISNDRINDPRVGGFTSAQEVWGRGETWRLTQMWIKQKYFDGALDVKVGRFGEGEDFNSFPCDFQNLAFCGSQVGNWVGGIWYNWPVSQWAMRVRYNLNPDLYAQVGVYEQNPSNLESGNGFKLSGSGTQGAVMPVELVWSPRLNGLKGEYRAGYYYSNAKAQDVLKDSNGQPAALSGAAYRSSSSKHGLWLGAQQQVTSLASDQSRGLSLFANATLHDKKTNVIDNYVQAGLVYKGPFDARAKDDIGFAVARVHANPAYRKNARLANQVAGIDDYDNPGYLPVQDTEYSAELYYGIHLADWLTVRPNLQYIRHPGGVSQVDSALIGGLKIQSTF from the coding sequence CCGTGGATGTTCGGCGACTGGGGCGGCAGCCGCAGCGAGCTGCTGGAAAAAGGCTACGACTTCACCCTCGGCTACACCGGCGAGATGGGCAGCAACCTGCACGGCGGCTATGACCACGACCGCACCGCGCGCTACAGCGACCAGTTCACCTTCGGCAGCCACCTGGACCTGGAGAAGATACTCGGCTGGAACGACACCGAGCTGCAGCTGACCATCACCGAGCGCCATGGCGACAACATCAGCAACGACCGCATCAACGACCCACGTGTGGGCGGCTTCACCTCGGCCCAGGAAGTCTGGGGCCGTGGCGAAACCTGGCGGCTCACGCAAATGTGGATCAAGCAGAAATACTTCGACGGCGCCCTGGACGTGAAAGTCGGCCGCTTTGGCGAAGGCGAGGACTTCAACAGCTTCCCCTGCGACTTCCAGAACCTGGCCTTCTGCGGCTCGCAGGTGGGCAACTGGGTCGGCGGCATCTGGTACAACTGGCCCGTCAGCCAGTGGGCCATGCGCGTGCGCTACAACCTCAACCCAGATCTGTACGCCCAGGTCGGCGTATATGAGCAGAACCCGTCCAACCTCGAATCGGGCAACGGTTTCAAGCTCAGCGGCAGCGGTACCCAGGGCGCGGTAATGCCAGTCGAACTGGTATGGAGCCCACGCCTGAATGGCCTGAAAGGGGAATATCGCGCCGGCTACTACTACAGTAATGCCAAGGCACAGGATGTTCTCAAGGACAGCAACGGCCAGCCGGCCGCCCTCAGCGGCGCCGCCTACCGCAGCAGTTCTAGCAAGCACGGCTTGTGGCTCGGGGCCCAGCAGCAGGTCACCTCGCTGGCATCCGACCAGTCGCGCGGCCTGAGCCTGTTCGCCAACGCCACGTTGCACGACAAGAAGACCAATGTCATCGACAACTATGTTCAAGCTGGACTGGTTTACAAAGGCCCCTTCGACGCCCGCGCCAAGGACGACATCGGCTTCGCCGTCGCCCGCGTGCACGCCAACCCGGCTTACCGCAAGAACGCCCGCCTGGCCAATCAGGTGGCCGGCATCGACGACTACGACAACCCAGGCTACCTGCCGGTGCAAGACACCGAGTACAGCGCCGAACTCTATTACGGCATTCATCTGGCCGACTGGCTCACGGTGCGCCCGAACCTGCAGTACATCCGCCATCCGGGCGGGGTGTCGCAGGTCGACAGCGCGCTGATCGGCGGCCTGAAGATCCAAAGCACTTTCTGA
- the lon gene encoding endopeptidase La, whose protein sequence is MSDQQDFPEQPDEHSAVEQPDTQAETGHALALPGQQLPDKVYVIPIHNRPFFPAQVLPVIVNEEPWAETLDLVAKTEHHSLALFFMDTPPEDHRHFDTSALPEYGTLVKVHHASRENGKLQFVAQGLTRVRIRTWLKHHRPPYLVEVEYPRQPAEPTDEVKAYGMALINAIKELLPLNPLYSEELKNYLNRFSPNDPSPLTDFAAALTSATGNQLQEVLDCVPMLKRMEKVLPMLRKEVEVARLQNEISAEVNRQIGEHQREFFLKEQLKVIQQELGLTKDDRSADLEQFEQRLAGKTLPDQAKKRIDEEMGKLAILETGSPEYAVTRNYLEWATALPWGQYGKDKLDLKHARKVLDQHHAGLDDIKERILEFLAVGAWKGEISGSIVLLVGPPGVGKTSIGKSIAESLGRPFYRFSVGGMRDEAEIKGHRRTYIGAQPGKLVQALKEVEVMNPVIMLDEIDKMGQSYQGDPASALLETLDPEQNVDFLDHYLDLRLDLSKVLFVCTANTLDSIPGPLLDRMEVIRLSGYITEEKLAIAKRHLWPKQLEKAGVAKTSLSISDSALRTVIEGYAREAGVRQLEKQLGKLVRKAVVRLLEDPDAKIKIGNKDLEAALGMPVFRSEQVLAGKGVITGLAWTSMGGATLPIEATRIHTLNRGFKLTGKLGDVMKESAEIAYSYVSSNLKQFGGDPGFFNEAFIHLHVPEGATPKDGPSAGITMASALLSLARDQAPKKGVAMTGELTLTGQVLPIGGVREKVIAARRQKIFELILPEPNRGDFEELPDYLREGMTVHFAKRFTDVAKVLF, encoded by the coding sequence ATGAGCGACCAGCAGGATTTCCCGGAACAACCCGACGAACACAGCGCAGTCGAACAGCCCGACACCCAGGCCGAAACCGGCCACGCCCTCGCCCTGCCCGGCCAGCAGCTGCCGGACAAGGTCTACGTGATCCCGATCCACAACCGCCCGTTCTTCCCCGCGCAGGTGCTGCCGGTGATCGTCAATGAAGAGCCTTGGGCCGAAACCCTCGACCTGGTGGCCAAGACCGAGCACCACTCGCTGGCACTGTTCTTCATGGACACCCCGCCGGAGGACCACCGCCACTTCGACACTTCGGCGCTGCCGGAATACGGCACCCTGGTCAAGGTGCACCACGCCAGCCGTGAAAACGGCAAGTTGCAGTTCGTCGCCCAGGGCCTGACCCGGGTGCGCATCCGCACCTGGCTCAAGCACCATCGCCCACCGTACCTGGTCGAGGTCGAGTACCCGCGCCAGCCGGCCGAGCCGACCGACGAAGTCAAGGCCTACGGCATGGCGCTGATCAACGCGATCAAAGAGCTGTTGCCGCTCAACCCGCTGTACAGCGAAGAGCTGAAGAACTACCTCAACCGCTTCAGCCCCAACGACCCGTCACCGCTCACCGACTTTGCTGCCGCGCTCACCTCTGCCACCGGCAACCAGCTGCAGGAAGTGCTCGACTGCGTGCCCATGCTCAAGCGCATGGAGAAGGTCTTGCCGATGCTGCGCAAGGAGGTCGAAGTTGCGCGCCTGCAGAACGAGATCTCCGCCGAGGTGAATCGGCAGATCGGCGAACACCAGCGCGAGTTCTTCCTCAAGGAGCAGCTCAAGGTCATCCAGCAGGAGCTGGGCCTGACCAAGGACGACCGCAGCGCCGACCTCGAACAGTTCGAGCAGCGCCTTGCCGGCAAGACCCTGCCCGACCAGGCGAAAAAACGCATCGACGAAGAAATGGGCAAGCTGGCCATTCTCGAGACGGGCTCGCCCGAATACGCCGTCACCCGCAATTACCTGGAATGGGCCACCGCCCTGCCCTGGGGCCAGTACGGCAAGGACAAGCTCGACCTCAAGCACGCGCGCAAGGTGCTCGACCAGCACCACGCGGGGCTGGACGACATCAAGGAACGCATCCTCGAATTCCTCGCGGTCGGCGCCTGGAAAGGTGAAATCAGCGGCTCGATCGTGCTGCTGGTGGGCCCGCCCGGGGTGGGCAAGACCAGCATTGGCAAGTCCATCGCCGAATCCCTCGGCCGGCCGTTCTACCGCTTCAGCGTCGGTGGCATGCGCGACGAGGCAGAGATCAAGGGCCACCGTCGCACCTACATCGGCGCCCAACCAGGCAAGTTGGTGCAGGCGCTGAAAGAGGTCGAGGTGATGAACCCGGTGATCATGCTCGACGAGATCGACAAGATGGGTCAGAGCTACCAGGGCGACCCGGCCTCGGCGCTGCTGGAAACCCTCGACCCGGAGCAGAATGTCGACTTCCTGGACCACTACCTGGACCTGCGCCTGGACCTGTCCAAGGTGCTGTTCGTGTGCACCGCCAACACCCTGGACTCAATCCCAGGGCCGCTGCTCGACCGTATGGAAGTGATCCGCCTGTCTGGCTACATCACCGAAGAGAAGCTGGCCATCGCCAAGCGCCACCTGTGGCCCAAGCAGCTGGAAAAGGCCGGCGTGGCCAAGACCAGCCTGAGCATCAGCGACAGCGCCCTGCGCACGGTGATCGAGGGCTATGCCCGTGAAGCCGGCGTACGCCAGCTGGAGAAACAGCTGGGCAAGCTGGTGCGCAAGGCCGTGGTCAGGTTGCTGGAGGACCCGGATGCCAAGATCAAGATCGGCAACAAGGACCTGGAGGCTGCCCTGGGCATGCCGGTGTTCCGCAGCGAGCAGGTATTGGCTGGCAAAGGGGTGATAACAGGCCTTGCCTGGACCAGCATGGGGGGCGCGACCTTGCCGATCGAGGCGACGCGCATCCATACCCTGAACCGCGGCTTCAAGCTCACCGGCAAACTCGGCGATGTGATGAAGGAGTCCGCCGAAATCGCCTACAGCTACGTCAGTTCCAACCTCAAGCAGTTTGGCGGCGACCCGGGCTTCTTCAATGAAGCGTTCATTCACCTGCACGTGCCTGAAGGCGCCACACCAAAGGATGGCCCAAGTGCCGGTATCACCATGGCCAGCGCGCTGCTTTCGCTGGCCCGCGACCAGGCGCCGAAGAAAGGCGTCGCCATGACCGGCGAGCTGACCCTCACCGGCCAGGTGCTGCCGATTGGCGGCGTGCGCGAAAAAGTGATCGCGGCGCGGCGCCAGAAGATTTTCGAGCTGATCCTGCCCGAACCCAACCGTGGTGATTTCGAGGAACTGCCGGACTACCTGCGCGAAGGCATGACCGTGCATTTCGCCAAGCGCTTCACGGACGTCGCCAAAGTCTTGTTCTGA